GCCGCCGAGCGAGCAGCGCGCCTCCTACCGGGACTTCGCGGAGGGCTACTTCCTCAGCAAGGCGAGCATGGAGTGGTTCTTCGAGCAGTATCCGCGCGATGCCGCCGATCTGGCCAACCCCTACCTCGCGCCGCTGGCCGCGGAGGACCTCGGCGGGCTGCCGCCCGCGCTGGTGCTGACCGCCGAGTACGACCCGCTGCGGGACGAGGGCGAGGAGTACGCGCACCGCCTGCTCACCGCGGGGGTGCCCTGTGAGCTGGCGCGTTACCCGGGGCAGATCCACGGCTTCTTCGCGCTGCTCACCGAGCAGCTCAGCGTCTCGGCGGTTGCGCACGAGCGGGCCGCGAGCGCGCTGCGCAGGGCGTTCGGCATCGACCTCGGCACCGCCGAGGTCGAGAAGGCACTGACAGCCACGGAAGGAAAGGCATGAAGGTTCCACACCGCAGGATCGGCACCACGGGCCCGGAGGTCTCCGTGTTGTCGCTGGGCTCCTGGCACACCTACGACCGGATGCGGTTCACCGACGCGGTCGCCATGCTGCGGTACGCGGTCGACAGCGGAATCAATTTCTTCGACGTCGGCTACTACGGTGGCCTCGTCGTGGACGGTAAACGTGTTCCGGAAACGTTCACCGACGTACTGTTCGGTCAGATCATGCGGGCCGCGGGTGTGCCGCGGGAAAATTACCTCCTTTCGGCGAAGTTGTGGGTGAACAACTACCCGGAACAATCGCTTTCCGCGCAGCTGGACGAGCTGCTGCTGCGGGTCGGTACCGACTACGCGGACTTCGCCGTGCTCGGCGATATCGCCGGCCTGGAGCTGGATCTGCCGCGGCTGGTGGAGGACCTCGGTGACCTCGTCGCCAGGGGCAAACTCGGCTCCTGGGGAGTGAACAACTGGGCCTGCGCGGATATCCGCTCCGCGCACGAGGCCGCGGTGGCCGCCGGGGTGACTGGTCCGCAGCTGGCCCAGCTGAAATACAGCGTGGTCCGCCGGTCCATTCCGGACGGAGCACCGTTTCGCAGGCTGACCGAGGACATCGGCATCACCCTGGAGGCCTCCGACGTGCTGGAGGGCGGGATGCTCGCCGGGAACCTGGAGCCGGAGCGGATGATCGGCAAGGATCCCGGCGGGATCCGCGGCGGGATCGCCGAGGCTGCCGGGCGGCTGGCGGAGATAGCCCGCTCCTTCGAAGTCACGCCCGCGCAGGCCGCGGTCGCGTTCTGCCTCACCCACCCGGCGACCAGCACGGTGCTGTTCGGCGCCAGCAGGCAGGAACAGCTCGCCGAGAACATCGCT
The sequence above is drawn from the Amycolatopsis aidingensis genome and encodes:
- a CDS encoding aldo/keto reductase, whose product is MKVPHRRIGTTGPEVSVLSLGSWHTYDRMRFTDAVAMLRYAVDSGINFFDVGYYGGLVVDGKRVPETFTDVLFGQIMRAAGVPRENYLLSAKLWVNNYPEQSLSAQLDELLLRVGTDYADFAVLGDIAGLELDLPRLVEDLGDLVARGKLGSWGVNNWACADIRSAHEAAVAAGVTGPQLAQLKYSVVRRSIPDGAPFRRLTEDIGITLEASDVLEGGMLAGNLEPERMIGKDPGGIRGGIAEAAGRLAEIARSFEVTPAQAAVAFCLTHPATSTVLFGASRQEQLAENIAAVRLAQQHGSELRAAVADLWLDREVVDPEGPRSAVALDRG